From the genome of Bos mutus isolate GX-2022 chromosome 2, NWIPB_WYAK_1.1, whole genome shotgun sequence:
GCACAGTGGGGCTAAGAGGAGAGTGGGGAAGGGGCTCCTCTGGCCCAGCCCTCCCCCACTCACAAGTAATgtcaccttttctcctttgggacCTGCCCAAAGTCAACACTTCCCGGAACTGAGCCAGAGGAGGGTAGAACCAAGCTGGGCTGAACAAACATAACCTTTTCTACCTGACTGCCCCAATCAGTTCTGGGCATTTGACTCCAGTCCAAGGACTGTTTCTAGCTCAGCAGCTTCCCTCTTTGAAAGCTATCCAGGGCAGCACAGGAGGTGAGGGTGGGCTGGGAGGCAGAAAGCCAGGCTTCACCTAGCTCTGCCATGAACATGCTGTATGACCTTGAGGAATCCACCTCCCCTCtctggtctcagtttcctcaactgtagcAAGGGAAGAATGATCTCAGCACATACAGCACAGTGGTATGTGGATGGGATGATAATAAGGAACGTGGGTTTGGGGGTCCCACAGCCCTGGGTTCATATCTGAGCTTTACCATTTAATGTGGAAAATCATTTTAACTCTTTGGGCTTagtgttctcatctgtgaaatggggataaaagtGGGTACCTCCTCTTAggcttgttgtgaggattaaacaagttGACAGCTAATCATACACATTATGTTAATGATCCCTCAAACAAGCCCTGGTGCACAATTAGATTTAACCAATCATAAGGTCTTCAGGGGCttggagagaaaagagagcaTTTGGGAAAACATGGGTTTGAATTGGGTTACAGAATTCCAGAGCAGGGAATTTGCCTTAAGAACCACGTGGTACATTggaggggagactgaggcccccCAACCACTGCCCCCCGGCCCAAAGAGTGGATAAGAGTCTGGTCCAGGATCACACTTAATTCCTTACTATTTGGCTGGTAAATTCCTGGGGCAGAGCATGGGCTTGGGCTGGGAAGCTGGGTGTTTACTTTGGGAACCAGAAAACTTTCAAGTGGCTCagctccttcccccaccctccccccacccccagctgccccTGTTACTCCCCCAGTCCCAGCAACATGAGGAAATGGCTGGCTGAAGAGCTGGCTGAAGTACAAGGGCAAGTGGCACTCCGCCCCTCCCTTTCCACTTGATTCCAGCCTCCCTACTCCACTTCAAGGTCAAGATCGCCCAAGTCCCCCACCCTCCAGGACTCAAGGAGCCCAGGGTCTAAGAGAGCAGCAGGGGAAAGTGGCAGGTGTCTACTTACTGCACCGGTGGGCGGCGGTGGAGAAGTTGCAGGGGGGCCCTGGGCCCATCTGTGGGGTGTTGGAACCTTATCCCAGGAGGGGCGGAGGTGGCAGGGTTCAAGGCCTTCCAGGGCCTTCCCTTCCTGAAAGCAGGGAGCAGGCCAAGGTTAAACCCTGGTGCAACAGGCTCTGGCTCACTGTTGCAGCAGGCTCCGTACTCAGAAAGGGAGTCAGGAAAAACAGGCTACTAGGGGGACCTCAAGGTCAAGCAACCTTATTGTATTAAATTGATGCTGTAGAAGACTATTCATCAATACGGGAAAATGCACACAATCTATTATtaagtggagaaaaaaaataaactagcgAACAACAGGAGAGTGTGTTCCAATTTTTGTAAACAAGCATATGTACTCACATGGAGAAAAACCTGTAAACCTAATCACCTAGACACAAGCAGTGGTTATCTCTGAACAGTGGCTGATGGGAAATATGTACTCTGTGTGTCTTGACTGTATGTCACAATTTTTTTACAATGAACAtgttataagaaaaaaagtttacTTAGGAAAGCAAGACATTTAAAATGAGCAAggaacttccctcatggtccagcggtgaacagtctgcctgccaatgcaggggccctgggtttgatccctgcgccggggagatcccacatggcttcagggcaactaagtctgtgcgccACAAGAAAATTCACCACGATGAGAAGCTGGTGCAACTAGGGAGCAGCCCtggtcgcaactagagaaagcccgagcacagcaacgaagacccagcacagccagagataaataaataggtaaaatttaaaaatagaataaaatgaggAAACCTTTTGACCAGGAAATTGTAGGAATTTACAGAactcggggtcgcaaagagtcggacacgatgcgCACACGCATAGAACTCGTAGGAAATTAAAAAcgaacatatttttataaaggaaaaggcTATCTTTGTTTATGTATAAACAAGAATGGCTGGAAGGGCCTGCAACAAACTGTAAACAGGTGTTGACTCCTGGGAGCAGAAGGAGGGGACTTTCTGTTTTATAGGTTTATGTCTATAGTAATCTTTTTGCAAAAAGCAGAAGTTATTTTATaatgggcagaaaaaaaaaacaatcaagcAATGTTCCTAGTCTTTGCCAGCTCTTCCTGGTCTCTCTGCGCAGAGCCTGGCCGGGGGTGTGTTGGTGCTCTCTCCTGGGCATCTTTAGGGAGGAGCCATTCCTGGTCTCTGCGCTCCCTCCCAACTTGGACACACGAACCACGGTTCCAGCTTGGACACTAACCAGCTCCAGCCAgcaaagattttctttctttctttctttctttttttcataagttctttttttggatgtggatcacttttaaagtctttttacTGAACTtctcacaatattgcttctgttttatgttgtttcattttctggcctcgaggcatatgggatcttagctcccagagcaggaattgaacctacacccgctgcattggaaggcaaagtcttaacccctggaccagcagggaattccccagcaaacattttctgtgacCCTCTCTGTACCCATGACCCCAGGGAACGTGATCCCTGCTTCACGATGCTCATGATCTAGTAGTAGTGGGAGACCCAAAGTGCTTCAAGGGTGCAGAGCATTGGGTTCCACTGGACCTGAATGACCAGGACAGCTTCACCTTGAATGGGACGTGAAGGATGAGTAAGATTtcaacaggaagaaaaaggagggcAAGGATATTCTAGGAGGTAGACGGGTGTTGCACAAGTGGAAGTGTTAAGGACCGAAATCTGCTCCACACTCTCCACTTGAGATCCcgatgttcttttttaaaaaatatttatttatctatttgggtGCCCTGGGTTTTAGTTGTAGCTCTTGGaatcttcgatcttcattgcagcattcgGGATCTTTAATTGCAACAtctgggatccagttccctgatcagggattgaacccaggcctcctacatttgaacacagagtcttagccactgaatcacaagggaagtcctgattTTAATATTCTGAGTTCTCTGATGCTAATCTTATACACAtcatcatttttttcctccaccaGGAGATCCTCAAACCAGAAAGGCAGTATTGTGTCACCATTAGCCTGTTTGTTGCTGGCGAGGGGGAGTGAGGGCTGAAGGCTGGGTCAAGAGTAGGACTTGGATCGGTTCAGTACATGAGAGCCATGGTTGTTTCTGGCCAGATCTGTGTCCACACAGTAACTGCTGCTGTATTGCTGCCTATATGGAGGTCTCTTCTGCCTTCCTAGTCCCACTATTATCTTTCTCCCACCTGCTTGGTGTGGTGTCTGAAATCTGACCACTAGCTGTTCTTTAAAAGAGGTTTCTTTATACATGTGCATGGGTTGGGGAAGGAGCCATCGAAAACCACAAGTCAGTTACTCTAAGGAACGCAGGAGGGTAAGTATTGATGGAGGAATGAaaggggtggaggagggcatTCCAGAAGTGTGATAGAGGGAGACCCCCAAAGAAGAGGGAAGGTGAAGTGGGTGGATGGAGACTGTTGGACAAATTCCATGAGGCTGCCTCAAGCTAGAACCTTAGAACTGGAGGTTCTAAACTTGTCCCATAGCCCAGGGCCACCCATCTTTTCCATTGAACCAACAAGAAATGGACATCAGTAAGGTGGCTATGCCGGGAGTTGTCCAGGGTCACTGGTGAGTCAGTGAGACTGAGTGGGGGTCCACTCCAGACTTAGCAGGTTTGTCTAGATCTCGGCCCACAGCCCACACCTGTGAGAAGCACACACCTCCAGCTGGTCTCTGTTTTTTCCTGGGACTTCCTGGGGCCCTTAtctgcttctccttcctcccaggggcaggagaagagCTGCTGAGCCTGGGACCCCATTCCTGATTTGTAGATCTGGCAGCTTAGTCATCGAGGGGCTTCACCTGGGGTTTGCAGTGAGCACAGGAAGCAGGCCCAGGGGCTCAGCCTACAGGGAGAGAAGGGGCAAAAGCCccttctttagggaaaaaaaatcccaaatcccCGTGGAATCAGGGGACCTTCTTGGGCCATCACCCACAGTGCCCTCTCTTACCTGTGACTCCCAGTGGCTCCAGCAGCTGCCCAGGTGGCTTTGTCCCTGCTGTGGCTGTTACTAGCTCTGGACTCTGTTGCCAGTAAGGGAGGTACCAGGTGTGGGTAGGCACCGACTGActctgccctggaggaggggccaTTGGGGTCCAGGCCAATTCTCTGTTCTCTTCCGGGAGGAGGATGGAGAAAGGTAACCAGCTCTTAGTGCCTGGAGCTGCAGGGATCCTGGCcactccccttctcctttggctctGACTCCAAGTTCCCATGGGGTAGGAGGAGGCATCAGAATCCACAGGGGGGAGATTAAAGGTTGCATGAGAAACTGATGGCTGTGAGTCTGGAGACCTGGGTCTGGGCCTGCTCTGCCTCATGGACTTCCTGTCGGGGtctcagtattcttacctgtgaAATGATGGAGTTGAGGCCAGTGGTCTCTTAGCAGCCATCCTGGAGTCTATGATCCTGACTAGCATGCTCAACTGGGCTATCTCCACCCAGAGAGGACTTCCTGACTCTGCTTATTCCTCTTCCTCACCTGGGTTCCCTGGCTTGGCTCTGTCATGTGCTATATGACCTTGAACTAGAAACcaaccctctctgggcctccagatTGGGCTGGAGGAGCCCTTAGGTGCCTTGAGCATTCAGACTTGATCATCTTGCAGCCCATGGTTTTGGGGAGCTCACCAGGGCCGAGGCTTTGTGCCTCTGGCTCTAGCTTCCTGAAAGGCCCTCCTTTGACACGACATCAGAGTAGCAAGTCCCCTGGTCCTCGGGTCCAAAGTGGCCACTCTTCCCCTCCTTCACTGAATTCCTAGGGTGAATAGGGAGCATTTTGTAACAGTCAGAAATATGATAGAACTGTCAACATTTTGAAAGAAGAtggaagactgttctatactctATCTAGGGTAAACAAAAATCCACATAATTTAAAccagatagaaaagaaaaacaaaggaaaatgagcatatttcaaaataaaagtccccatctctttctattttttagaGGTTACGCCTCCTAAATgcgtctctccttttctctctctttctctccttctccctccctccctctgtcattccctttccttctcatttctccTCTGCTTCCCAGCACTCCTTCTTCCCCAGAGACACTGGCTAGAATTGCAGATGTCCCAGACTAAGGAGAAATTACCATTCCCTGGTGGGAATGAAGATTCAGCACCTCGGTCAGcacactgcccctcccccaacctcatCCCACTCCTTTCCGTCTGTATTTAAGCCTGTGACAGGGTCCTTTGCAACTTACATTCTCGTGGAGCATCTGGGGAGAGTGAATAGAGCCAAGACTCAGACAGGAGGGGATGAAGCCAGGAATGCTGCCCAGGTGTGAGCAGTCAGCCTCCTGGGATGGCCTCTCCGGCAGGAGGGGAGGCCCATCCCCAGAGCCCCGAGCTGAGACTGTGCTGCTAGGAGACCTTATCTCTGTTGTTTTCTATTCCTGCTGCCACCCCAGAGAGAAAGACCCAGAGCTAATGGCCTTGTTAGGTGCTGAGCGGGCCAAGCCCTGGGACCAACATAAGACTTACAGGATCCTGGGCCATCAGAACCACTGCCTTGGCAATCAGTTAGCTAGAATCTGAACCTCCTTGATagaaatggggaaacagaggtCCAGAAAGGGAGAGAGACCCGCTCCGGGTCACAGTGCCTTCACGAGTCCACCTCTGATCTGGGAGGCACATGAGGTGGAGTCTATAGGTGAAACTTAACTCACAGTTGCATAATTCAATGGTGTGGAGTCTGGGTTAAGTTCCCTCCTTGAATCCCAGGGGGATCACACTTCTGGTGGGTGCTGCCTGTCACTGAAGCTGTTCTCAAAGTTGAGAAGCATTTCCAGGGAGGCCAGTGAAGAGTTAGGCTTTAGCTTTGGACAGGCCTGAGTCTgatttccagttttactgagtaCCAGCTGTGGGTCCCCTGGGAAGTAGTGTTTCCCTGCTCAAATACTGAGATAATGATACTGATTTCATGGACTTATTTTGATGTTAGATAAGGTGCAGGAAGTCCCACTGCTTCGCTTGCTGGCCATGAACATGGTTGTGAATGGGGTTTTTTGTCATTCTATCAATTCTTTCCTGCCCTGGGGAAGATCCTTGCTGATCCCTGCTTCCACCCCAAGGCTGGACTGCTTTTGTCTCCCCTCTTCACTTACCTGTATTAAGTGGGTTCCTGGTGTTATACTGGCAACCGCAGATTCTTTCATTCAGGAAGTCTCCAGACACTTCATACCTCTTGGAGGTCCCCTGATTTCCCAGAGTCCCCAGTTGGGTGTTCAGATTAGATCCCTACACTCCCAGACACTCGGAAACCAGGGGTGAAGATGGGGCAGCAAGCAGCCTTTCTGGGACCAGGTGCTGAGCCTGAgtcgggggaggggaaggaagaaccATGGACAGGGTACTCCTCCAGGGGACAGATGCCCTGAGCAAAATAGAGGAGTGGGCTTGGGAGGAGTCACAGGGATCTGAGAGCATGGGGTGAGGGGGTGATGGGGTTCTCTGGTCCCAGGCCCACTCCCTACAGCTTCTCTGTAAACTGGGGCGCTATCAGCCATCCAGACACCGTTCCCTCCGCCCTTGCCaacagcccctcctcctcctcattcaTGTCCATCTTCCAAGAACCGCAAACAAGTAGTGACTTGGGTagttccctctctctttcctccccgcCTCCAGGTATAGGTGAAGATCCACCTGGCGCCTTACAGAGCACCCGGTCTAACCTCCCTCATTCTATAGGTGAGGCGATGGAGGAAGGGACTCTCAGGGTACAATACAAGTCAGCACAGAAGCAAGACTAGGCCCAGGAGTCCTGCTTCCAAGGCTGCTGCACTGCACTGCACAACTCCAGGGGGTCCCAGTGGCCTTTCTCCTTAGTGTACACACCTGTGTGCCCACATGCAGGGCTGTGACTCCTGGCCAGGTGGAGGTGGGATGGACTCCTTTGACATAGCGAACCTGGGGAACTGCCTGGCCT
Proteins encoded in this window:
- the LOC138991258 gene encoding splicing factor 3A subunit 2-like isoform X1; the encoded protein is MGSQAQQLFSCPWEEGEADKGPRKSQEKTETSWRKGRPWKALNPATSAPPGIRFQHPTDGPRAPLQLLHRRPPVQRGWPTGCSDHHPNPALLVLSPDHQLHLMENLPPVVPGHPAPPAIHMRGPGMLPAWWGLHREPDQGAGSPPPGTE
- the LOC138991258 gene encoding uncharacterized protein isoform X3, producing MGSQAQQLFSCPWEEGEADKGPRKSQEKTETSWRKGRPWKALNPATSAPPGIRFQHPTDGPRAPLQLLHRRPPVQRGWPTGCSDHHPNPALLVLSPDHQLHLMENLPPVVPGHPAPPAIHMRGPGI
- the LOC138991258 gene encoding uncharacterized protein isoform X2, translating into MGSQAQQLFSCPWEEGEADKGPRKSQEKTETSWRKGRPWKALNPATSAPPGIRFQHPTDGPRAPLQLLHRRPPVQRGWPTGCSDHHPNPALLVLSPDHQLHLMENLPPVVPGHPAPPAIHMRGPGAAGCNHQPCRSRKPIQQPP